The Rhizobium sp. Pop5 genome segment CTAAGATCGCCCGAAGGACGTCGATGCCGAATTTGAGGCTTTCCACCTCGACATCCAGCGAGATGCCCTCGGTGACTGTGCCTTTTGCGTTAGCGATTACCACCTCCTCCAGGTCTTCGAACCACTGAGGACTGTTCCCTTTGTGAAGCTTCGATAGTTCCGCAATCGCGACACTAAATGCCGATTGGACCGCGATTAGAGCGGCGCCGAGCTTTCGTTCGTCTACACCCGAGATGCAAACAATGGGGCTGTTTTTCTCATCCATGGGCTGTTCCTCTGCTGGCTCGCCACGAAACCCTATTTCAACTAATAGGCGACAGAGTCGTCGATCGCCGACGAATGCAAATAGGCCCGTAGGCTGGAGTCTCGGGTAGTTAGATCAACGAATACGCGATGCTGGGGGTGGACCATGTGGAAATGGTGGATGCGCTTGAGGCCTGTTGAAATCTGGGTCCAGCTTCCGAACGTTCCAACCGGCGGCAATGCCTCTAGGCCGTAAGCGTCGCACCTCCTGGTACGCGATAGCGGGTAATCCTTTGTACGAACTGGCTCGCATGCAAGGTCGCCCGAAGGACACAAGTGCCGAGCCTGGGCTTTCCGGCCATAGTCTTCAGTGAGACGTCTGTTGCTTCCACAACTCAACACATTCCGGCGAGCGGCATAAACCTGCAAACTCATTGTTTTTGATCCGCACGCGTCATACCTGGCCTGCACCCCACCGCCATGGCTTCGGCAAAAGGCCTTTTACTCAAAACGCAGGGACCTAGTTTGGCCCGTTTGTCAGGCAGCATCACAAAAAGATCTGCGGAAGGCTCGTCCCGCTTTGCGCGCTCAGGTGCGCCCGCAGTCGATCTGGCAGCGGATTGTTATTCAGGTACACTTTGCAATGAGGCGGAAGCTGCGACAGAATGTACGGCAGTGCAGTTCGCCCGTCGCCAAGTCCTCTCAGGTTGTTTCCACGAACGCTAAGCTCCTCCAGCCCCCTCGGCAGGTTAGGGGGCAGGTGGGTCAGTTCATTACTGTCGGTGCTGAGCCACTTTAGGGTGGCCGGGAGGTCCTCGGGTAGGCTAGTCAGTTCATTGTGAGGGACTTCGAGCCTCGTGAGCTTTGCAGGAAGGCGCTCGGGCAGGCGAATTATATTATTGAGTTCGGCGCGGAGATCCGTCAATTCGAGGGGGAGATTCTCCGGCAGGTGCGCGATTTCGTTGCGGGTGACATGAAGCTCCCTGAGCTCAGGCGGCAGGTTATCGGGCAAACTGGTCAGCCGGTTGTGGTTGACGTAGAGATACTTTAGTCCGGAAGGAAGCTCGTTCGGCAATCTGGTCAGCCGGTTGCCGTCGACGTAGAGCGTCTCGAGCATGTCCGGAAGAACCTCAGGCAGCGTGGTCAGCTGGTTGTCGCAGGCAGAGAGCTTTCGCAGACCGGGCGGGAGGTTGTTGGGCAGCCTGCCCAACCGGTTGTCATTGGCGTTGAGCCGCTGGAGGCCGGCCGGTAAGGTGGGGGGCAGTGCCGTTAGGGACAGCGATGTTAAGTTCAGGGGGGCACGAAAATTGCGGGTTTCCGTCCAGGCCTCGATCCGTGCCATTGCCTCGTGCCGGTCCTCGTCCTGCTCCTGCTGCCCGTCTTCCGCCCAGGCCAGTAAAATTTCTTTCAGTGCCGCTTCGCCGGACGAGGAGCCAGTCAAGCCTTCAACCCAGTTAAAGGTGTCTTCACCGCCTTGTTCGGAACTATTGCCAACACCCCCTGCCTTCTGCCGTACATTGCGTCGTTCCTTAGGTCATTGCGTCACTGCTGATGTTATTTCCGCCGCGACCTTTCCTTCCAATACCAAATTCGTATCCCGTTATGCTTCGGGGGCATGGCCAGCGTCCTCCCTCGAGCTGGACAGCGCATGATTTTTATCGCGACGTTGAACAATCCCACCATTGACATGCTGCGCAAACTCGGCCTGACAGGCATGGCCAGCGCCTATCAGGAACTCGAAACGCAAATAGAAGCGAGACACCTTCGAGCATGGTGAAAGGCTTCGACTGCTGCTCGAGGCGGCCACGCTCCGCCAGAAGCGCTTCGAGGCGAGAGCCCGCCCTGCAAAGCAGCGCTGTAACGCCCAGATCGAGAACGCTGATTTTTGCGCCGCCCGCGCCCCTGATCGCAATTTCGTGACGCCGAGTGATAAAGGTATTTCATCCACCAGTTCCAGCTTGGTGGAGACCTAAACCAGACGCATTTGGAGCCGCTTGCGGCCGATTTCGCGTGGCAACTCCATCTAACTGAGGCGCAAGTTCCCGGAACAAACGCTCACGCGCGATAACCTTTCCTCATTTTCGGGCAATCTCGCAGTGTCACGTTGATTTGGTAGGTCAGCTTACGACGCCGAAGCCGTTACGCTTTTTCTCTACGCCTGCAGGGCCCTGCCGACTTAAAGGCAACGACTTCCGGACAGCCGAGGCCCAGAACCAGTTCACCTTGACATCGTGTCACTCGGGCGTAACAGGCGGCAGCCCGAGTGTCGCAATAAGCTTCATTATCGACGGCGTGGGTGGACCCGGTGTCGGCGGCGGCATGGAGACGATGGACCCGAGCCGCGGAGGCGTTGCCATAACGCCAATCATCGTGCCGATAATGGCGATCCCATCGCCGCTGATTTCGATGGCCTGCGGGCCGGTTCTGCCCGATACTACAAGGCGGATCTTGTCGGGTGTTACCTCGACGCGGCTACCTAAGGCCGCTGCGGCAGGGGAGTCGGGCGCGGCGCCGCCCGAGGTCAGGAGGAAGTGTCTCTTGACGTCGATGCTGTAGATATTCCCGACCTCGACGGTATGATTCTTCTGGGCCTTCAAATAGACCTCCTCACGGCCCTGCTTGTCCTCAAAGCGCAGTTCATTGTAGGCATTAGCGGCGCCGCCATCGGTATGCGTCCGGAAGGTCGACCGCGTTTTGTCAGTCGGCAGGGTTTCAGGCGGCAGATTTGAGCCATTGTATACGACGCCGGTCACCAGGGGCGTGTCGGGATTGCCGTGGATGAAATCAACCACGACCTCATGGCCGATCCGTGGGACGACCAGGTTGCCAAAACCCTTACCAGCGAAGTTCTGGGCCACCCGAATCCAGCAGGAGCTGTTCTCGTTCTTTCCGCCTTCTCGGTCCCAGAAGAACTGAACCTTCACACGGCCGTACTTATCCGTCGCGATCGACTCGCCCTCGGGGCCCACGACGACGGCCGTCTGCGGTCCGTGAATCAACCGCGCCGGTGTGCGGCGCCTCGGTCGGTACTGGGTGGTCGCGGGGATAATCTCCACGTTGCTGTGATAGAGGAACCGCACGCCCTTCCCCCCCACGGTGTCCGCAGTGAGATCGTCCCCCACCTCACCGATGACAGTGAAGTCCTGTCCGACTGCCAGGAAGCGATCGGTGGGTTTCGGGCGGGAACCGACCTGGCCGTAGTAGAAGGGATTTGCCGCCTTGAATAATGACCCGGTCGTTATCTGGCGCGCAGTGCTTTCGATCCGCGCGCGATAAGCGTTGCAGGCGAGTTCCTCGGCACGGATGGTGGCGTAGAAATCGCCATCGCTTTTTTTTGTATACTGGCCTGGATACTCGAAGACCTCCCGCATTGCCGTGCAGCCGCTGCTTGCCGACGAGGTCTCGCCCGTTCTGACCGCCACGCTCTCCCGCGGTCGGGTGATGGCGCTTCCCGTGAGCTTGCATGGCGGAATGCCGCCTGTCCTCACGGGAGGAACACGCGCGACAGACGTCAGTTCTGCCATCGGCTTCTCATGGTCATAGTCCCTGAGAACGACCTTGTTCGGCTGTAGCGATACGACCTCGTCCCAATGCAGGATGACATCTTCTTGGTAAAGACTTCGGGCAGGCCTGAGATTGTGGTGGGTCTCTACGATCTCAGGCGTGCAGGCCATGTGACTCGCGGCGTTGTCGACCAGCACCAGGTCATGTTGGTCCTCAGCATGTTCAAAATAGTAGTAGATGCCGTCCTGCTCCATGAGGCGGCTGACGAAGGCCAGATCCGTTTCATCGTACTGGACGCAATATGGGCGCTGTGGGAACCGTCGGGCGGTCTGATTCTTGAAATTGCCTTTATGTTCTCGAAAAATCGTGGTGATGATCTCGATGCTCGTCTTGTTCTGAAAGACCCGACTGTTAGAGCGATGCTCGAGCAATGAAATCCACGGCCGCACCTGCGCCACGTAGTTGAGGTGCTCGGTATCGTCGAGGCCGAGATATTGGAAGCGCGTAACAACACCGTTGAAGAAGCGCGTTTGCGAGTCCTTGAGCTTAAGGCCGATTGTCAGGTTTTGACCGGGGATCGTAGCAAAGTTCTGAACTGGATTGCGGCTGGCGAGCTTCACCTCGTAGAGGAAAGGTTCCCCCAGTCGCTCGGTGCCACTGAGCCGCCGGAGAGAGATTTCATTCAACTCGGACGCGGCCGAAGTGACCGCAACAAAACGATTGTGCCTTAAGAGACTCTCGATTCTTGACTCGACCATGGTGGTGTGTGTTCCGCAGATTTGATGAGAAGGCGCGGTTGCGCCCGATGGCGTGAGTAGGATGCTGCCGAAGCCATCGGCGAAGATGCCGAAAAGCGTTTATTTCGTGCATCGAAATCGCCGACCGTTGCTCAGCCAAGATGTCTTGCTGGCCCGCATCGTCAGAGCCAAGCGGGGGAGGGCGGGGTGAAGAAAGCGTGTGGGTCTCTTGGAACTCACCCACGCTAAGTCCCACCCAAATCTCGCCATGCGGCCTTGTAACATCGATGAGTTGGCGGATTCCGGCGGTGCTAGCGACGACGTGTCTCCTGGAAGATTCAACCAGGCCCAGGGCGCAGCGCCCGAGCGGACAACCACGGTGGTCGAGTTTCGCCGCGATCGTCGGCTCGATAGGCCTCTCCGCTGCTGAAGCCTCAAGGGCGTCAAAATGGCGATAACGTTCCAAAGAGGCGTCACGGCGAATTTTGCAAAGGGCCTTGGCGGTCCCATTGCAGTTTGCGTTGAGCTTACTGAAGAGAGTCGAGCTTCCGATGCTTGTCATAACGGGCCTTCCAAGCCGCCGCCCGCCGTGCCGCCGCACTTGGTATCGAGGTTACGTGGGCCATTCACCCGTTCCAGATCGATCTCGCCAAGGAGATCTTCTCCCCGCCCGAAAAGAAGGTCGAGCGGGCCCGCCGCATCATGGATGTCCGTTTCAGGAGAGTGCCATGCGGCAGCCGGTGGGCCCCGGTCAGTCGGGGTAGTTGTCAAGTCATCGGCGTGCTGGCGCGTTTTCCTCTTGCCCATCCAACTGGACCATCCGAGTCTGCCGCAGCGACCCAACTGCACTTCCGGGACCTGCTCCTGACGGAGAACGAGGTTAATCTCCCAGTCAAGTTCATCTCCAAGGTAGTTGCAGATGATCTCCGCTATCGACTTAAGGCCGGGAGCTGCGGGCAGAAGCGATTCGTAATGAGCCAGGCTGAGGGGACCCACAATGAGTCGGAACCGATGGTGCCACACTCTGACCCTCGCACCTGCAATAGCGTTGCTGTTCAGCGTGCCCGTGGCCGGGTCGCGGCCCAGGAGGCAGAGCGATATGCGGGGCAGATCCACCCACTTTGGGACAAATTCACGGATATCAACCGGCGCCTCGACGAAGCTGGCGAGGATGGCAGCGAGCCCCTCGGCGTTGCGGGTGTGTGAGGCGAGACGGCCGGTGAAGTGGAGTTTGGCCAGATCAGGCATAGCATCCCGCGCGCGCAGGGAGGTCATCCCGAAGCCGGCTAGCGCGCCGAGCTGAAGGGCAAATCGATCTTCTTGTGGCCTGTCATAGCTCACGGTCGGTTCGCCCTCCGCCCATGCGCGGAAGAAGAACGAGGCCATTCGATGATGAAAGGTATCAGCAAATCGGATCAGCGTCTCATCCGCGGCGTTGTGCTGCCGGAGAAGGGCGTACTCCGTCAGATGCAATGGGAGGGGACCGTGGGGTCCAAACAAGCCGAAGGCGTAGGTGGAGATTACGGGGTCGTTCTCCTCGTGCGCAGTCACGCCCGCGATCGATCGAGTCGGAAATGCAAGGGAGGGCTGCTGGGCGATCCGCACGCGATCCAGGCTGGGACCGCTCGATTCTCCCAGCCGAGGCCGATCTGAGCAGATTGCATCGATCCGCCGCAGAGCCTGGAAGAAGTCGCAGGCATGCGGTTCGGCCCTGAGCGAGCTTAGGAAGTCGCCGAGTGCCCCCGAAATCAAAGGATCGCCCGGCGGCCGGCCATCGTCGGCCATCGCATTACCTCCCCGCGCTGTAGCGTCGAGACGACCATCTCGGTGAAGCTGTTGATGGATACGTATTTCGCGAAGAACTGGTTGAGCACGGAGGCGAGCGGAAAGATGCCAACGCCTTCGAAGGCCGCTTCGTCCAGGATGATACCAACCTCAATCCCACGTGCTACGGCGGCTTGTCCACCGCTGGACAATCGCCTGACCGCAGGCCTGGACCGAATCTCCCGGATCCCGTCGATCTGCCGTGAGGCGAAGGCATTGACTGGATCGACGTAGAGGCGGAGGAGTTCACGTAGCGCTTCTGCGCCCCGGTGGTCGTTCCTATCGGAATTGCTGATCGAGAGGTAGTTCAGTGAAAGATGGCTAATTAATCGCCAAGTGATATCGCCATTGGCGAAGGAGTGACGCGGTCGGCTCGGGGGCGATACGCACCGGGTGGCGGTAACTGGAGCGCCGATTTCCAGGGTGAAGTCTGTCTCGTCCCGGCCGATCGGCAGCAGCAGCGCCAGATCCCGGTTCGAGCACAGGCAGTTTACAGACAAATGCCGGAGTTCCGCCGAATAGGGAGCCGCCTGGCGATCAACTAGAGAAACGAACGTTTCGCTGCCGATGTAGCCAGTCCGCGCGCCATTTAGACGCTGGTGCTCCGACATGAGGCGCTGCTCCCGGCGGATCGCGTAGTATCTGGAATGCTGCTCCTCCTGACCGTGCGCGCTGATGCTATAGAACGGGTAGAACCTCACGGGAGCCGCTTCGTTTTTCGCCCCGTCTCCGCTCATCTCGAGGATCGAGTGGACCTCAAAGTCGAGCGGCCTCATCCTGTCAACAATCACATGATGCTCGGTGTTCTTGTCGCTCACGTGGACGAGATCTGCCTGGCGTTCGAAGAGATTAATCGCGGGCGTTGCGAAGAGAACGATATTTTGGGGCCCGAGCTGTCGTTCCAGCCGTGGCTCGACACGTCTGAGTGCGAAGACGATCTCAAGGGTCTCGGCAGTTGACAGGGCTACTGCGTCTGCCAGCCCGCTAACCTCGACGAACAACGTCCGCTCCGCGAGGGCGAAATACTCCTGTAGGAGACGGTACCCGTCGAAAGAGCGTGGCACCTCGGGCAGGAGAGCACAGCTCGGCTCCAAACCGCGTTGCTGCAGCGCATGAACCGGAATCTTTTCCTGCCAAGGGATAGGCCGGCCGACCGGACGGGCTATGATATTGCATGCGTCACCGAGAAGCTGTTCGGCGAGTGCGGCGCCGATGCCACCGGGGCCTGTTAGGTGCAGTGTGAGAGCCTCTAGTCCGAGTTTATTGAACGGCATGCCATTGGTGGTACGAAGGCGTAGTCGCAAAGCAGCCTTCGCATCTTGCCGGGCCGGAAGATCCAGTGCGGCGATCTGCCCCGGCGTCGAAAAATAATCGGCAGCGCTCACCACAATTGGCCAGAGATGCACATCATGGGCCGTGCGGAACTCGCAATGTGTGACGGCGCCCGGAGCAAGACGGCCCAAAAGCTTGGTTCCCCGCGGCACGAGGTATCCATTTTCAAGTCGTCCGGCATCCTGGTCGGGCTCGAAACGGACGATCGTCATCGAGGGGAGCGGCGGTAGAAAATGCGGATAGACCATCTCCAGGAGGTGCTGGGTGAATTCCGGAAAGCGAGACTGAAGCTTCAATTGCACCCGCGCCGCCATGAAAGCGAAGCCTTCCAGAAGCCGCTCGACGTAGGGGTCGGCGACCTCCGCTGATTCCATCCCGAGCCGGGCGGCGACCTTCGGGAATGCGCGGGCGAACTCGGCCCCCATCTCGCGCATATAAGCAAGTTCGTCGTTGTACAGTCGCAGGAGCCGGGGATCCATCAGCTTATCTCTGTACCGAGATGAACGCGGGCGGATTCGAGCTCGGAATCTACCTCCGTACGCATCACCATTCGCACCGGCAACGGCTGCGCCCACAGATCGGCTTCGATCCTAAAGCGAAAAGTGCCGCAACCCTGACCATCGTCCAGGACCGTGACCTTCAGGGTGTCCGGTAAGAGACGCGGCTCAAAGCGCTGAAGGCTCTCGATTATCGCTTCGCGCAATGCGCTCTTATCCATGCCTTCGCGAATTTGTCCGCTGAGAGGCCAGGCACCATAATTAAGTGCACTGGCCGCTACGTGAGGGTACGCTTGTAGATCTACGGTTGCACCCAATTGATTGGTGTTCAACAACCAGGAAACATCGCGTAGAATCACCTCTTCCAGTTGGCGAACAGAGAAGCTGCGCTTGTCCTGCGCTTCACACGAGCTGCGCGGCTCATCGTCCGTAAGCCGGTCCAGGAGGGATGGTTGCACGAGATCCCGCTTAACATCTCTGCCCATGTTACAATCTCCAGGTGCAATAGCGACGAGTCGATCCGTCGTTTTCGCGCGCAGCCCCGAATATTCCCGGGTTGCCGATGGCCCCATCAGCCGACGAGCCTATTGAAGTCGGTGCTGTTCGCGATTTGGTTCCAGATGCCCTCGCCGGCTTTGGTAAGAGCGCCTTTTTCATCCTGCCTGTAATAAATGACCTTGCAGGCGCCGAACCGGAATGTGATCGTCTCCTCGGGGGCCTCTTCCGCATAGGACCACTCGACCTTCTCGACTACCAGCATGTTGAAACTCCAGTGCAAGAACAGGTTCGATTCTGATGTAGCTTGTCCGCTCCCCGTCGCTTTGAAAAGTTTCAGTTCGACGCTATTGAAGTGGGCGCCGCGACCACAGGCAACGTACAGAGAGGGCGATGACGTATCCACCTGCTTCTTGATAGTGAAGACCTCGAATTCGGCCTTGCCCGCGCCCGCCCCGGCGGTATGAGGCCCAATGTTCAGCTTGTTTTCGAGTGAAAAGCTCCATTCGTCCGCTAGGGTGATACCGTCCTTTAGAATGATAGATTCGCCCTTGGGCAAAATGCCGTCCTTGGACGCTTGCGTGAATTTTATAACCGCGTCGAACGCCATGATGGACTTTCCTTTTCTCGTTGATCTGATTGGGCCTGGATTGCATCGGCCAGCCCGGGGCAGCTATTCCGGAGTTTTGGCGCCGAGAACGGAGCACAATCATCTGCGGGTTTTCTCAGTCCTTGCGGGCGGATGGCAGGCGCGAGACAAGTCTCAAAGAGATGGTTAGGCCTTCGAGCTGGTAGTGTGGCCGCATGTAAAATCTCGCAACGTAATATCCGGGATTATCTTCGACCTCTTCCACCTTGACCTCGGCTGAGGAGAGCGGCTGCTGTGCCTTACTCTCTTCGCTCCCAAGCTCGGGCGAGGGGTGGACATAGCCCTGAATCCATTGGTTGAGCCACTCCTCGACCTCGTGGCGCTCCTTGAACGTGCCAATCTTGTCCCGGACCATACACTTCAAATAATGTGCGAAGCGGCAGGTTGCGAAGATGTAGGGTAGCCGGGCACTGAGTTCGGCGTTCGCTGACGCGTCGGGGTCTTCGTATTTGACCGGCTTGTTAATAGTTTGAGCGCCAATAAATACGCCGAGGTCCGTGTTTTTGCGGTGCAACAGCGGTAGAAGACCGTTTTTGGACAGTTCGGCCTCACGGCGGTCGCTGATCGCGATCTCAGTGGGGCATTTTAGGTCGACGCCACCGTCGTCGCTGCGGAAGGTATGTACCGGCAGACCCTCGACCAGGCCGCCGGATTCGACGCCACGAATTCTGGAGAGCCAGCCATAGAGCTTGAACGAGCGCGTGATATTTACGCCCATGGCGTAGGCTGCGTTCGTCCAAAGGTATTTCTCGCTGTCGCCGCCGTCTGTGTCCTCCTCGAAGGCGAATTCATCGACCGGGTTGGTTTTGGCCCCGTAGGGCAGCCGGCCAAGGGTGCGTGGTAAGGTCAGGGCCACGTACCGAGAGTTCTCGCTCTCGCGGAACGCCCGCCAAGGGGCATGTTCGGGCGTGAGGAAGATTTTTGTGATGTCACGCGGGTTCGCAAGCTCACGCCAAGAATCCATCTGCAGCAGATGTGGTGAGACGGCAGATATAAGCGGTGAGTGGCTCGCCGCCGCGATCTGCGCCAGTCCCGAAAGCAACTCTACGTCCGGTGGGGTATGGTCGAAATAGTAGTCGGCAATCAGGCAGCCATAGGGTTCACCGCCGATTTGGCCGTATTCGTCTTCGTAAATTTTTTTGAATAGCGGACTCTGATCCCAGGTGACACCCTTATATTTCCGCAGAGTTCGGGACATCTCCACCTTTGAAACTGGGAGAACGCGAATCTTCAACGTTTCATCGGTTTCGGTGTTGATGGCAAGGTGATGCAAGCCCCGCCAAGCTGATTCCACGCGCTGGAAATTTTCGTGATGGAGGATCTCGTTGAGTTGTGCAGAAAGCTTCTGGTCGATCGAAGCAATCATTGCTTGGATAGTCGTGACGACATCGTCGCTGATTAGCGACGTGTTTTGAAGTGCCTGCTCGGCCAGTGTTCGGACGGCACTCTCCACCAAGTCACGGGAGTGGTCCGAGCGGATCTTGAACTCGAATCGAAGCATGCGGGTGAAATC includes the following:
- a CDS encoding type VI secretion system Vgr family protein; the protein is MVESRIESLLRHNRFVAVTSAASELNEISLRRLSGTERLGEPFLYEVKLASRNPVQNFATIPGQNLTIGLKLKDSQTRFFNGVVTRFQYLGLDDTEHLNYVAQVRPWISLLEHRSNSRVFQNKTSIEIITTIFREHKGNFKNQTARRFPQRPYCVQYDETDLAFVSRLMEQDGIYYYFEHAEDQHDLVLVDNAASHMACTPEIVETHHNLRPARSLYQEDVILHWDEVVSLQPNKVVLRDYDHEKPMAELTSVARVPPVRTGGIPPCKLTGSAITRPRESVAVRTGETSSASSGCTAMREVFEYPGQYTKKSDGDFYATIRAEELACNAYRARIESTARQITTGSLFKAANPFYYGQVGSRPKPTDRFLAVGQDFTVIGEVGDDLTADTVGGKGVRFLYHSNVEIIPATTQYRPRRRTPARLIHGPQTAVVVGPEGESIATDKYGRVKVQFFWDREGGKNENSSCWIRVAQNFAGKGFGNLVVPRIGHEVVVDFIHGNPDTPLVTGVVYNGSNLPPETLPTDKTRSTFRTHTDGGAANAYNELRFEDKQGREEVYLKAQKNHTVEVGNIYSIDVKRHFLLTSGGAAPDSPAAAALGSRVEVTPDKIRLVVSGRTGPQAIEISGDGIAIIGTMIGVMATPPRLGSIVSMPPPTPGPPTPSIMKLIATLGLPPVTPE
- the tssF gene encoding type VI secretion system baseplate subunit TssF produces the protein MDPRLLRLYNDELAYMREMGAEFARAFPKVAARLGMESAEVADPYVERLLEGFAFMAARVQLKLQSRFPEFTQHLLEMVYPHFLPPLPSMTIVRFEPDQDAGRLENGYLVPRGTKLLGRLAPGAVTHCEFRTAHDVHLWPIVVSAADYFSTPGQIAALDLPARQDAKAALRLRLRTTNGMPFNKLGLEALTLHLTGPGGIGAALAEQLLGDACNIIARPVGRPIPWQEKIPVHALQQRGLEPSCALLPEVPRSFDGYRLLQEYFALAERTLFVEVSGLADAVALSTAETLEIVFALRRVEPRLERQLGPQNIVLFATPAINLFERQADLVHVSDKNTEHHVIVDRMRPLDFEVHSILEMSGDGAKNEAAPVRFYPFYSISAHGQEEQHSRYYAIRREQRLMSEHQRLNGARTGYIGSETFVSLVDRQAAPYSAELRHLSVNCLCSNRDLALLLPIGRDETDFTLEIGAPVTATRCVSPPSRPRHSFANGDITWRLISHLSLNYLSISNSDRNDHRGAEALRELLRLYVDPVNAFASRQIDGIREIRSRPAVRRLSSGGQAAVARGIEVGIILDEAAFEGVGIFPLASVLNQFFAKYVSINSFTEMVVSTLQRGEVMRWPTMAGRRAIL
- the tssE gene encoding type VI secretion system baseplate subunit TssE; this translates as MGRDVKRDLVQPSLLDRLTDDEPRSSCEAQDKRSFSVRQLEEVILRDVSWLLNTNQLGATVDLQAYPHVAASALNYGAWPLSGQIREGMDKSALREAIIESLQRFEPRLLPDTLKVTVLDDGQGCGTFRFRIEADLWAQPLPVRMVMRTEVDSELESARVHLGTEIS
- a CDS encoding type VI secretion system tube protein Hcp; protein product: MAFDAVIKFTQASKDGILPKGESIILKDGITLADEWSFSLENKLNIGPHTAGAGAGKAEFEVFTIKKQVDTSSPSLYVACGRGAHFNSVELKLFKATGSGQATSESNLFLHWSFNMLVVEKVEWSYAEEAPEETITFRFGACKVIYYRQDEKGALTKAGEGIWNQIANSTDFNRLVG
- the tssC gene encoding type VI secretion system contractile sheath large subunit, whose product is MMPADATDVQVATVDLGDFTRMLRFEFKIRSDHSRDLVESAVRTLAEQALQNTSLISDDVVTTIQAMIASIDQKLSAQLNEILHHENFQRVESAWRGLHHLAINTETDETLKIRVLPVSKVEMSRTLRKYKGVTWDQSPLFKKIYEDEYGQIGGEPYGCLIADYYFDHTPPDVELLSGLAQIAAASHSPLISAVSPHLLQMDSWRELANPRDITKIFLTPEHAPWRAFRESENSRYVALTLPRTLGRLPYGAKTNPVDEFAFEEDTDGGDSEKYLWTNAAYAMGVNITRSFKLYGWLSRIRGVESGGLVEGLPVHTFRSDDGGVDLKCPTEIAISDRREAELSKNGLLPLLHRKNTDLGVFIGAQTINKPVKYEDPDASANAELSARLPYIFATCRFAHYLKCMVRDKIGTFKERHEVEEWLNQWIQGYVHPSPELGSEESKAQQPLSSAEVKVEEVEDNPGYYVARFYMRPHYQLEGLTISLRLVSRLPSARKD